In one Scomber japonicus isolate fScoJap1 chromosome 6, fScoJap1.pri, whole genome shotgun sequence genomic region, the following are encoded:
- the LOC128360883 gene encoding extracellular calcium-sensing receptor-like translates to MLGGIFSFHSSWKDRKDTYIHKPQSLQCTSLNFRAFQFTQAMLFAIEEINNNTDILPGISLGYKIYDTCASITRGVGVALALANGNEDAFALSEAPCSRPAQVQAIMGETSSSSCMAISPVIGHFHIPLISHFATCACLSDKVKYPSFLRTIPSDYYQSRALAQLVKHFGWTWVGAIRTNDDYGNNGMATFTETAQQLGICLEYSVSFFRTDPPDKIRKIINIIKTSTSTVIVTFLSHMNMDVLIHELSYHNLTGYQWVGSESWIFDSQIAAMDRDHILDGAIGVSIPKAQVSGMREFMLDVKSLSTSSNQMFTEFWETLFSCKFKQTKSATGNQTKCTGDEDLTEMHNSFTDMSLMPIFNNVYKGVYAVAHALHNILGCNKTCHTNVQLDPFMILQHIKRIRFKTKEGDEVYFNENGDPAAKYEIINWQPTENGTVDFVTIGLYDASLPADKQLNMLNKSLIWAGNSYYVPFSLCSMECFPGTQKVLQKGKPVCCYDCIPCGEGEFSNSTDAATCVRCHPEYWSNEFRDGCVKKYIEFLSYEEIMGALLTAASVFGTCMTGAVAFIFFRYRKTPIVRANNSELSFLLLFSLTLCFLCSLTFIGRPSEWSCMLRHTAFGITFVLCISCVLGKTIVVLMAFRATLPGSNMMKWFGPTQQRLSVLAFTLIQVVICILWLAISPPFPFRNFKEFKDKIILECALGSAIGFWAVLGYIGLLAMLCFILAFLARKLPDNFNEAKFITFSMLIFCAVWVTFIPAYVSSPGKFSVAVEIFAILASSFGLLICIFIPKCYIILLKPEKNTKKNMMGKGAPKAL, encoded by the exons ATGTTGGGGGGGATCTTTTCTTTCCACAGCAgctggaaagacagaaaggataCCTACATACACAAACCACAGTCACTGCAGTGTACCAG TTTGAATTTCAGAGCATTCCAGTTCACCCAGGCTATGCTATTCGCTATAGAAGAGATtaacaacaacacagacattTTACCTGGTATATCTCTGGGCTACAAGATCTATGATACCTGTGCCTCCATTACTAGAGGGGTGGGAGTTGCACTGGCCTTGGCTAATGGTAACGAAGATGCATTTGCACTCTCAGAGGCACCATGTAGCAGACCAGCGCAAGTTCAGGCCATTATGGGAGAGACATCTTCATCCTCTTGCATGGCTATATCCCCTGTCATTGGACACTTTCATATCCCACTG ATAAGTCATTTTGCCACCTGTGCTTGTCTTAGTGATAAAGTCAAGTACCCATCTTTCCTAAGAACAATACCCAGTGATTACTACCAGAGCAGAGCTCTGGCCCAGTTGGTCAAGCATTTTGGTTGGACTTGGGTAGGAGCAATTAGAACAAATGATGATTATGGCAATAATGGCATGGCCACTTTCACAGAAACAGCTCAGCAGCTGGGTATCTGTTTGGAGTACTCTGTATCCTTCTTTAGAACTGATCCACCAGACAAAATAAGAAAGATAATTAACATTATCAAGACTTCCACCTCTACGGTGATTGtcacttttctctctcacatgAATATGGATGTGTTAATACATGAATTGTCTTATCATAACTTGACTGGGTACCAGTGGGTTGGCAGCGAGAGCTGGATATTTGATTCTCAAATCGCAGCTATGGATAGAGATCATATTCTCGATGGTGCCATAGGCGTGTCCATCCCCAAAGCACAAGTCAGTGGCATGAGAGAGTTCATGCTGGATGTGAAGTCACTCAGTACATCTAGTAATCAAATGTTTACAGAGTTCTGGGAGACATTATTTAGCTGTAAGTTCAAGCAGACAAAGTCAGCAACAGGGAATCAGACAAAATGTACTGGAGATGAAGATCTGACTGAAATGCACAACAGCTTCACTGATATGTCACTCATGCCTATCTTTAACAATGTCTATAAAGGAGTGTATGCTGTGGCTCATGCCCTTCATAATATTCTTGgctgtaataaaacatgtcaCACCAATGTGCAGCTAGATCCATTTATG ATTTTACAACATATAAAAAGGATTCGATTCAAAACTAAGGAAGGAGATGAGGTTTACTTCAATGAGAATGGAGACCCAGCAGCAAAGTATGAAATTATAAACTGGCAGCCAACAGAAAACGGCACTGTGGACTTTGTGACAATTGGTCTTTATGATGCATCTTTACCTGCAGACAAACAGCTGAATATGCTAAATAAGTCTTTAATTTGGGCAGGGAACTCATACTAT gtACCTTTCTCACTTTGCAGTATGGAGTGTTTCCCAGGAACACAAAAAGTTCTCCAAAAAGGAAAGCCTGTCTGCTGCTATGACTGTATACCTTGTGGAGAGGGAGAATTCAGCAACAGTACAG ATGCAGCAACCTGTGTGCGCTGTCACCCTGAATACTGGTCAAATGAATTTAGAGATGGCTGTGTAAAGAAGTACATAGAGTTTCTATCATATGAAGAGATTATGGGAGCGCTGCTCACAGCAGCATCCGTATTTGGAACATGTATGACTGGTGCTGTGGCGTTCATTTTCTTCAGATACAGGAAAACTCCAATTGTCAGAGCCAACAACTCTGAGCTGAGCTTCCTGCTGCTCTTCTCCTTGactctgtgtttcctgtgttcTCTGACCTTCATAGGTCGGCCGTCTGAGTGGTCGTGCATGCTGCGTCACACAGCGTTCGGCATCACCTTTGTGCTCTGCATCTCTTGTGTTCTGGGGAAAACTATTGTGGTGTTAATGGCCTTCAGGGCAACACTCCCTGGCAGTAATATGATGAAATGGTTTGGGCCTacacagcagagactcagtgttCTGGCTTTCACTCTCATACAGGTTGTCATATGCATCCTCTGGTTAGCaatttctcctccttttccttttagGAATTTTAAAGAATTTAAAGATAAAATCATCTTAGAGTGTGCTCTGGGATCAGCGATAGGCTTTTGGGCTGTGCTCGGTTACATAGGACTTCTGGCTATGTTATGTTTCATTCTTGCTTTTCTGGCAAGGAAATTACCTGATAACTTTAACGAAGCCAAATTTATTACTTTTAGCATGCTGATATTTTGTGCAGTCTGGGTCACCTTCATCCCAGCTTATGTCAGCTCTCCTGGGAAATTCAGTGTTGCTGTGGAGATATTTGCTATACTGGCCTCCAGTTTTGGATTGctcatatgtatatttattcCAAAATGTTATATAATTTTGCTGAAACCAGAGAAGAACACAAAAAAGAATATGATGGGTAAGGGTGCACCAAAAGCATTATGA